The Microbacterium sp. SORGH_AS_0862 genome has a segment encoding these proteins:
- a CDS encoding ROK family protein, translated as MTDAGRALGSAPAGAGDIFQLLLDGHARTKSDLVHLTGLARSTVSSRVDALLASGLISPAGEAASTGGRPPSRVAFNPRAGLVLAVDLGASHATIAVSDLSGQILASVTHPMDIASGPVAVLDHVAEQGAALLQDTTLAAIPLAGVGIGVPGPVEHSSGRPYNPPIMPGWDRFDIPSYIRRTFDVPVFVDNDVNLLALGEQAASFPETTDLIFVKVATGIGAGIIAGGRLQRGAQGSAGDMGHVRVPHASKSRGRRSEELDLEDLASGSAIAATLRAQGVGAETSQDVIELVRAGNAAAIDALRQAGRDVGEVLSTVVNLLNPSVIVLGGSIARAGEHLLAGVREVVYRRSIPLATQHLAIVQSPTAERAAVLGAAMLVAREVLSAENVNIRVAQAAD; from the coding sequence ATGACGGACGCGGGCAGGGCCCTGGGGAGCGCTCCCGCCGGCGCCGGAGACATCTTCCAGCTTCTCCTGGACGGTCACGCTCGCACCAAATCAGACCTCGTCCACCTCACGGGCCTCGCCCGCTCGACCGTGTCGTCGCGCGTGGACGCCCTGCTTGCTTCAGGCCTGATCTCCCCCGCCGGAGAGGCTGCGTCGACGGGCGGGCGCCCGCCCTCACGCGTCGCGTTCAACCCGCGCGCGGGCCTCGTGCTCGCGGTCGATCTGGGAGCCTCCCACGCCACCATCGCCGTCTCCGACCTGAGCGGGCAGATCCTCGCGTCGGTCACGCATCCGATGGACATCGCCAGCGGACCCGTCGCGGTCCTCGACCACGTCGCCGAGCAAGGAGCGGCACTGTTGCAGGACACGACTCTCGCCGCCATTCCCCTGGCGGGCGTCGGGATCGGCGTCCCGGGTCCGGTCGAGCACTCGAGCGGTCGCCCGTACAACCCGCCGATCATGCCCGGCTGGGACCGTTTCGACATCCCCTCCTACATCCGACGCACGTTCGACGTCCCCGTCTTCGTCGACAACGACGTCAACCTGCTCGCGCTCGGCGAGCAGGCGGCGAGTTTCCCGGAGACGACCGATCTCATCTTCGTGAAGGTCGCCACGGGCATCGGCGCCGGGATCATCGCGGGCGGACGCCTGCAGCGCGGCGCCCAGGGGTCCGCGGGCGACATGGGTCACGTGCGCGTGCCTCATGCGAGCAAGTCACGCGGCCGCCGCTCTGAGGAGCTCGACCTCGAGGACCTCGCCAGCGGAAGCGCGATCGCCGCGACGTTGCGCGCCCAGGGAGTCGGGGCCGAGACGAGTCAGGACGTGATCGAACTCGTCCGCGCCGGCAACGCGGCAGCCATCGATGCGCTGCGCCAGGCCGGGCGCGACGTCGGCGAGGTGCTGTCGACGGTCGTGAACCTGTTGAACCCCTCCGTCATCGTGCTCGGCGGGAGCATCGCCCGCGCCGGGGAGCATCTGCTCGCCGGCGTACGCGAGGTGGTGTACCGGCGCTCCATACCGCTCGCCACCCAGCATCTCGCGATCGTGCAATCGCCCACCGCCGAGCGCGCCGCGGTGCTCGGCGCGGCCATGCTCGTTGCGCGCGAGGTGCTCTCTGCCGAGAATGTCAACATCCGGGTGGCGCAGGCCGCGGACTGA
- a CDS encoding sugar phosphate isomerase/epimerase: MATHPVTLFTGQWADMSFEEVARLAASWGYDGLEIAASGDHLDLRRADEDDAYVASRREVLDRYGLRVFAISNHLAGQAVCDAPIDFRHEAIVREYVWGDGDAEGVRRRAAEDMTRAARVARKLGVDTVVGFTGSSIWPYVAMFPPVPASVIEAGFEDFAARWNPILDVFDSEGVRFAHEVHPGEIAYDYWSSVRALEAIDHRDAFGFNWDPSHMMWQNIDPVGFIWDFQDRIYHVDCKDTRMRPRNGRAGVLGSHLPWGDPRRGWDFVSTGHGDVPWEDSFRALEAIGYTGPISIEWEDAGMDRLHGAAEAVDFVRSLLWPTPTASFDDAFRNQ, translated from the coding sequence ATGGCCACGCATCCTGTCACGTTGTTCACGGGTCAGTGGGCGGATATGTCGTTCGAGGAGGTGGCTCGTCTGGCGGCGTCGTGGGGGTATGACGGGTTGGAGATCGCGGCGTCGGGGGATCATCTGGATCTGCGTCGTGCGGATGAGGATGATGCGTATGTCGCGTCGCGGCGGGAGGTCCTCGACCGGTACGGGTTGCGGGTGTTCGCGATCTCGAATCATCTGGCGGGTCAGGCGGTGTGTGATGCGCCGATCGATTTCCGGCATGAGGCGATCGTGCGCGAGTACGTGTGGGGGGATGGGGATGCGGAGGGGGTGCGTCGGCGGGCGGCGGAGGACATGACGCGGGCGGCGCGGGTGGCGCGCAAGCTCGGTGTGGACACGGTGGTGGGATTCACCGGGTCGTCGATCTGGCCGTATGTGGCGATGTTCCCGCCGGTTCCCGCATCCGTGATCGAGGCGGGGTTCGAGGATTTCGCGGCGCGGTGGAATCCGATCCTGGACGTGTTCGACTCGGAGGGGGTGCGGTTCGCGCACGAGGTGCATCCGGGGGAGATCGCGTACGACTACTGGAGTTCGGTGCGGGCGTTGGAGGCCATCGATCACCGTGACGCGTTCGGGTTCAACTGGGATCCGTCGCACATGATGTGGCAGAACATCGACCCGGTCGGCTTCATCTGGGACTTCCAGGACCGGATCTATCACGTGGACTGCAAGGACACCCGGATGCGGCCCCGTAACGGGCGGGCAGGGGTGTTGGGTTCGCACCTGCCGTGGGGAGACCCGCGTCGGGGGTGGGACTTCGTGTCCACCGGTCATGGCGACGTGCCCTGGGAGGACTCCTTCCGCGCCCTGGAGGCCATCGGCTACACCGGCCCGATCTCGATCGAATGGGAAGACGCGGGCATGGACCGCCTCCACGGAGCCGCCGAGGCCGTCGACTTCGTCCGGAGCCTGCTCTGGCCCACCCCCACCGCATCCTTCGACGACGCCTTCCGCAACCAGTAG
- the chvE gene encoding multiple monosaccharide ABC transporter substrate-binding protein — MKKKLLAAVAVGALAISLAACSSTRGGDDPSGAAASTDCNVGIAMPTRSLERWINDGEQLQAKLKDAGCTVDLQYADNKTDQQISQIQNQLAGGAKILVIAAIDGSTLGPVLEEAKAQDATVIAYDRLINGSENVDYYATFDNYKVGTLQGQYIETQLGLKDGKGPFNLEPFAGSPDDNNAKFFFAGAWDVLKPYVDKGQLVVPSGKAPANDDAWASIGIQGWASDKAQAEMDNRLSSFYGDGKKVNVVLSPNDSLAIGIEASLKSAGYTAGADYPIITGQDADKANVKAILDGLQSMTVWKDTRALGDRVFTMIQEITQGKEVEVNDTKTYDNGKKVVPSFLLTPEVVTKDDVQSKLIDSGFLKASDVGL, encoded by the coding sequence ATGAAGAAGAAGCTCCTTGCGGCCGTGGCGGTCGGCGCCCTCGCCATCAGCCTCGCCGCGTGTTCGTCGACGCGGGGTGGCGACGACCCGTCCGGCGCCGCCGCCTCGACCGACTGCAATGTCGGCATCGCGATGCCCACGCGCAGCCTCGAGCGCTGGATCAACGACGGTGAGCAGCTGCAGGCCAAGCTGAAGGACGCCGGCTGCACCGTCGACCTGCAGTACGCCGACAACAAGACCGATCAGCAGATCAGCCAGATCCAGAACCAGCTCGCCGGCGGCGCGAAGATCCTTGTGATCGCCGCCATCGACGGCTCCACTCTCGGCCCTGTGCTGGAGGAGGCGAAGGCGCAGGACGCGACCGTCATCGCCTACGACCGCCTCATCAACGGCAGCGAGAACGTCGACTACTACGCCACGTTCGACAACTACAAGGTCGGCACCCTCCAGGGCCAGTACATCGAGACGCAGCTGGGTCTCAAGGACGGCAAGGGACCGTTCAACCTCGAGCCCTTCGCCGGCAGCCCCGACGACAACAACGCGAAGTTCTTCTTCGCCGGCGCGTGGGACGTCCTGAAGCCGTACGTCGACAAGGGTCAGCTGGTCGTCCCCAGCGGCAAGGCTCCCGCGAACGACGACGCGTGGGCGTCGATCGGCATCCAGGGCTGGGCGTCCGACAAGGCGCAGGCCGAGATGGACAACCGCCTCTCGTCGTTCTACGGCGACGGCAAGAAGGTCAACGTGGTGCTCTCGCCCAACGACAGCCTCGCGATCGGCATCGAGGCGTCGCTGAAGTCCGCGGGCTACACCGCGGGCGCGGACTACCCGATCATCACGGGTCAGGATGCGGACAAGGCCAACGTCAAGGCCATCCTCGACGGCCTCCAGTCCATGACGGTCTGGAAGGACACGCGTGCGCTCGGTGACCGCGTGTTCACGATGATCCAGGAGATCACGCAGGGCAAGGAGGTCGAGGTCAACGACACCAAGACCTACGACAACGGCAAGAAGGTCGTGCCGTCGTTCCTGCTGACGCCCGAGGTGGTCACGAAGGACGACGTGCAGTCGAAGCTCATCGACTCCGGCTTCCTCAAGGCCTCCGACGTCGGTCTCTGA
- the mmsA gene encoding multiple monosaccharide ABC transporter ATP-binding protein has translation MTEPILRMAGISKSFNGVPALSDVSIDVYPGEVHAICGENGAGKSTLMKVLSGVYPAGSFQGTIILSGEQVAFRSINDSEAAGIVIIHQELALSPYLSIAENIFLGNEKSRRGVIDWNATNREAAALLARVGLKENPATKIFELGVGKQQLVEIAKALAKEVKLLILDEPTAALNDDDSAHLLDLIDQLRAQGITCIIISHKLKEVLRIADRITIIRDGRTIETMRRDDPETDEGRIIRAMVGRDLNSLFPPREPDIGGELFRVEHWTVHHPVDTERVVIDDASFMVRAGEIVGFAGLMGAGRTELAMSVFGRMYGTGISGEVYKNGERIDVRTVDAAIRHGIAYATEDRKKYGLNLIGDIQVNVSASALARLARLGVVDRYREYKVADSYRYKMNIKAPSVAAITGRLSGGNQQKVVLSKWMFTGPDVLILDEPTRGIDVGAKYEIYGIINELAAQGKAVIVISSELPEVIGLSDRIYTISEGRITAEVDRADATQETLMRHMTAGRN, from the coding sequence ATGACCGAACCGATCCTGCGCATGGCGGGGATCTCCAAGTCCTTCAACGGCGTGCCGGCGCTCTCGGACGTCTCCATCGACGTCTATCCCGGCGAGGTGCACGCGATCTGCGGCGAGAACGGCGCGGGCAAGTCCACGCTCATGAAGGTGCTCAGCGGCGTCTACCCGGCAGGCAGCTTCCAGGGCACGATCATCCTGTCCGGCGAGCAGGTCGCTTTCCGCTCGATCAACGACAGCGAAGCGGCCGGCATCGTGATCATCCACCAGGAGCTCGCGCTGAGTCCGTACCTCTCGATCGCCGAGAACATCTTCCTCGGCAACGAGAAGTCCCGTCGGGGCGTCATCGACTGGAACGCCACGAACCGGGAAGCGGCGGCCCTGCTCGCGCGGGTGGGTCTCAAGGAGAACCCCGCGACGAAGATCTTCGAGCTCGGCGTCGGCAAGCAGCAGCTGGTCGAGATCGCGAAGGCGCTGGCCAAGGAGGTGAAGCTGCTCATCCTCGACGAGCCCACCGCGGCGCTCAACGACGACGACTCCGCCCATCTGCTCGATCTCATCGACCAGCTGCGCGCCCAAGGCATCACCTGCATCATCATCAGCCACAAGCTGAAGGAGGTGCTGCGCATCGCCGATCGCATCACCATCATCCGCGACGGCCGCACGATCGAGACGATGCGCAGGGACGATCCGGAGACGGACGAGGGGCGCATCATCCGCGCCATGGTCGGCCGCGATCTCAACAGCCTGTTCCCGCCGCGCGAGCCCGACATCGGCGGGGAGCTGTTCCGGGTCGAGCACTGGACCGTGCACCACCCGGTCGACACCGAGCGTGTCGTGATCGATGACGCATCCTTCATGGTGCGCGCGGGGGAGATCGTCGGCTTCGCCGGTCTCATGGGCGCGGGGCGCACCGAGCTCGCGATGAGCGTCTTCGGTCGCATGTACGGCACGGGAATCTCCGGCGAGGTGTACAAGAACGGCGAGCGGATCGACGTGCGCACGGTGGATGCGGCGATCCGCCACGGCATCGCCTACGCCACCGAGGACCGGAAGAAGTACGGTCTCAACCTCATCGGCGACATCCAGGTCAACGTCTCCGCATCCGCGCTTGCACGGCTGGCGCGGCTCGGCGTGGTGGACCGGTACCGCGAGTACAAGGTCGCCGATTCCTATCGCTACAAGATGAACATCAAGGCGCCCAGCGTCGCCGCGATCACGGGCCGGTTGTCCGGTGGCAACCAGCAGAAGGTCGTGCTCTCGAAGTGGATGTTCACAGGACCCGACGTACTCATCCTGGACGAGCCCACCCGCGGAATCGACGTGGGGGCCAAGTACGAGATCTACGGCATCATCAACGAACTCGCGGCGCAGGGGAAGGCGGTCATCGTCATCTCCTCGGAGCTTCCCGAGGTCATCGGGCTCTCCGACCGCATCTACACCATCTCCGAAGGGCGCATCACGGCAGAGGTCGACCGTGCCGACGCGACCCAGGAAACGCTCATGCGGCACATGACCGCCGGAAGGAACTGA
- the mmsB gene encoding multiple monosaccharide ABC transporter permease: MATASTQTVDTPPKKRRGLLARINFRQYGILAALVIIIVLFQVMTGGRLLMPGNVNNLIQQNAYVLILAIGMVMVIIAGHIDLSVGSVVAMVGAIAAISMNNWGLPWWAAVILSLVVGAVVGAWQGFWVAFVGIPAFIVTLAGMLLFRGLTLVLLTGGTISGLPDRFTAIGAGWLPPVFGYVADRDALTLVLGLLASVALVAQQLRTRATLRRMELPREVAWSFWLKNAVAVVAIMATAWTLATYNGTPIVLIILAVLVLAYTFVLNRTVFGRHIYAMGGNLFAAVMSGVKTRWVNFFIFVNMGVLAGLAAVVSTARAGSAVASAGQNYELDAIAAVFIGGAAVQGGIGTVVGAVIGGLVMGVLNMGLSILSVDAAWQMAIKGIVLLLAVAFDIFNKRRSGGA, from the coding sequence ATGGCTACTGCGTCGACGCAGACGGTGGACACCCCGCCGAAGAAGAGGCGGGGGCTGCTCGCTCGGATCAACTTCCGTCAGTACGGCATCCTGGCCGCCCTGGTCATCATCATCGTCCTGTTCCAGGTGATGACCGGTGGGCGCCTCTTGATGCCCGGCAACGTCAACAACCTCATCCAGCAGAACGCCTACGTCCTGATCCTCGCGATCGGGATGGTGATGGTCATCATCGCCGGTCACATCGATCTGTCGGTGGGGTCGGTCGTCGCCATGGTCGGCGCGATCGCGGCGATTTCCATGAACAACTGGGGGCTGCCGTGGTGGGCGGCGGTCATCCTCTCCCTCGTCGTCGGCGCGGTCGTCGGTGCGTGGCAGGGGTTCTGGGTGGCGTTCGTGGGCATACCGGCGTTCATCGTGACCCTGGCCGGCATGCTCCTGTTCCGCGGTCTCACCCTCGTTCTGCTGACCGGCGGCACAATCAGCGGGCTCCCCGACCGCTTCACGGCGATCGGCGCCGGGTGGCTTCCGCCCGTCTTCGGCTACGTCGCGGACCGCGATGCGCTCACCCTCGTGCTCGGCCTGCTCGCCTCGGTCGCACTCGTGGCTCAGCAGCTGCGCACGCGCGCCACGCTGCGTCGGATGGAGCTGCCGCGCGAGGTCGCGTGGTCGTTCTGGCTGAAGAACGCGGTCGCGGTCGTGGCGATCATGGCGACGGCGTGGACGCTCGCCACGTACAACGGAACGCCGATCGTCCTCATCATCCTCGCGGTGCTCGTGCTCGCGTACACGTTCGTGCTCAACCGCACGGTGTTCGGCCGGCACATCTACGCGATGGGCGGCAACCTGTTCGCCGCCGTCATGAGCGGTGTGAAGACGAGATGGGTCAACTTCTTCATCTTCGTCAACATGGGCGTGCTCGCGGGCCTCGCCGCCGTGGTGAGCACGGCCCGCGCCGGCAGCGCGGTCGCCTCTGCGGGTCAGAACTACGAGCTGGATGCGATCGCCGCCGTCTTCATCGGCGGGGCGGCGGTCCAGGGCGGTATCGGCACGGTCGTCGGCGCCGTGATCGGTGGTCTCGTGATGGGCGTGCTCAACATGGGCCTGTCGATCCTCAGCGTGGATGCGGCGTGGCAGATGGCGATCAAGGGCATCGTGCTGCTGCTGGCGGTCGCCTTCGACATCTTCAACAAGCGGCGCAGCGGCGGCGCGTGA
- a CDS encoding ROK family protein, producing MQLAVDLINVMRADIDRHYRVVGVGLAVPGLVDARGSVLVAPTLQWRNEPVAARMSDKLGMHVTAGNDASIGALVETRFGVARGARNLLYLGGSLRGIGGGVIMDGTLLRGTSGYAGELGHTVVNPGGIKCVCGRRGCLEAEVDLSLIEPLLGRRRLDEDELDVELGVARDPKVMTEVARQVEVLSIALTNFVNAFSPELVVLSGYLGSLLSVSRERLSAAVRLHPLGAEGRVVRLERSRLRSRLMLIGPAELAFAPILADPTTALRR from the coding sequence GTGCAGCTCGCCGTCGATCTCATCAACGTGATGCGGGCCGACATCGATCGGCACTATCGCGTGGTCGGTGTGGGACTCGCCGTGCCGGGCCTGGTCGACGCCCGCGGGTCGGTGCTGGTGGCGCCGACGCTGCAATGGCGGAATGAACCGGTCGCCGCGCGGATGTCCGACAAGCTCGGCATGCATGTCACGGCCGGCAACGACGCCAGCATCGGCGCCCTGGTCGAGACGCGATTCGGCGTCGCCCGCGGGGCGCGCAACCTGCTCTACCTCGGCGGCTCGCTGCGCGGCATCGGGGGCGGCGTCATCATGGACGGCACCCTGCTGCGGGGCACATCGGGCTACGCGGGTGAGCTCGGCCACACGGTCGTCAATCCCGGCGGCATCAAGTGCGTCTGCGGGCGGCGGGGATGCCTGGAGGCGGAGGTCGATCTCAGCCTGATCGAGCCGTTGCTGGGACGTCGGCGACTCGACGAGGACGAGCTGGATGTCGAACTGGGGGTCGCGCGCGACCCGAAGGTCATGACGGAGGTCGCGCGGCAGGTCGAGGTGCTCTCGATCGCGCTGACCAACTTCGTCAATGCCTTCAGCCCCGAGCTCGTGGTGCTCTCGGGCTACCTGGGCTCGCTTCTCTCCGTCAGCAGGGAGCGACTGTCGGCGGCCGTGCGCCTGCATCCGCTGGGAGCGGAGGGGCGCGTCGTGCGCCTCGAACGTTCCCGGTTGCGCTCACGACTCATGCTCATCGGGCCCGCCGAACTCGCCTTCGCGCCGATCCTGGCCGACCCGACGACCGCTCTCCGTCGCTGA